The genomic window TGTATTCCTCCAAAGTAAATTCTTTTTTGAATAACCTACAAAGTATATTCATATTATATGTTTGTTGCATTTTTCgaagaaatatattttggagTTTAAATAAACAAGTTTGCTGCATACGCAGACAGCATACCACTAATTGTGATCGTTTTTGGCATTGGTATACTAGCCCAGAAAATTGGGATATATTGTATGTGTTTATAGTAAATCTGTTTACCTTAACTTTAAAATGTACTACTGCGAAAAGTGCAACAAGCATGTTATTATGAATTAGGAATATATATTTCTTTAGgaatatatatttctttaattttcaaTGTTTATGTTTCCTGCATAACTTTTTGTACAACCAATAATATCAATAATTGATATAATTTCACTTAGATATTATATCAAGATTCTAACTATTGATAGTAATGAATGTGTAGCATTTGTGCTATTTGATCGTAAGTGTATGTTTCAAGAAATAATGAGCAAAAATACTTAAAACACATGAAAGGAATGCTAGCAAGACTCTCTCTAACTCTCACTTTCTAATTGAGTGAGAGTCATGTGGGTCTCATCACTTTATATGGGACCTTAATCCAAAGTGAGAGACCCACATTTAAGAATATACTTCGCTATAGAAAACTTCACATACACTTCAGTTTCCGTATTTTCCTTCCTTCCATTTCTTTTCTTCcaaccaaacagacccataaCAACAAGCGAACATAGTTGAGGACATAGAACTGTAGAGTCCAAATGGAGCAGATGCAAGCACAAATAAAACTTCATCTGTAACGATGGACTCGTTAATTTTCCAGACTAGTAACTGTATCAACCATGGTATGATAGAAGGACACATGACTTAAGTCTGGAGTCAGTAAAGTATATATCAGAGAACCAAAAACTTAAAAACCAAAATGCAAAACAGAAAATGGAAGGTACAGAAACCTGAAAGATTGGATTCGGAGGCTCTAATGTAGCTGGTCATGGGAGGTTTAGAGAAacccaaaagaaaaagatcTCCACATTACCATCCCGACAATCTGTGTAAAGTATATCAAACCCCAATCATTCCTCTTATTAAATAATAACTGATAGTTAAAGTAGTTGActgaagataaataaaaaaaaaacataggaaAACTTGTTTTTGAATCGGCAAAAATATATTGCGACTACGCAGACCCAAGAATAAGTTGTACTCGGACAAGAGCCATAACAACATGGAAAATTCAGAGTCAAGACACCCCTCAGCCTTACACCAAAACtaactttgtaaaaaaatttatacaccTAACCCAAGTTCACTTTGTGCATTATTAAATTAACACAGGACCATGATTAAAGCCAGAAAATCTTTGAGTATGCATCagaataaagagaaaaaaaagaattagCATAACCCTTCactttttaaaatacaaaatataaacaGGGAATTAGTAACAGTAGGCTTATATTGAAGAAAACCCATGTGTCACAAGACCCGTAAAAGTTCCCTGTATGCCCATAAAAACGAAATGTTCGGCTACAAGACAAAAGTCCAAATTCTGGACATCAGATACCATATCCAAATATACACAAAAGTTAAgagcaaaacaaaaaatgagaaataaaaaatgcataatTCAAGAAATCTGGTGTGAGTTATGAATGGTTTCAAAAACTTGGAAGAGATCAGATGGTAGTGCATGTTTGTTTCATTATCTATAGTAATAACAGAACCGTTGGATAAATATCATCATATCTCTTTGCATTTCATGCAAACATACTATATTTAAAAGTAAATCATCTTTaggtttcaaaaaaaaaaaaagtaaatcatCTTTAAATGAACATATGCtatataaaaatctaaatggcaaaatttttaaaaacaaaaatagtaaaaaacatATCATCAAAGTTAAATAAGACTGGTATAAAAAACATGTCATCAAATCAAATACTCAATGGGTTTGTCAAAATTAGGGAGGCACCGCAATTTTGTTGAAGCTCTAAAAAGTAGCTTTTGCAAATTGCAACTATGTTTTTGCCAAATTCAAcacaaaaaaaagcaaaaaaaaaaagttaatttcttaaaactaaaacaaaatttatttgatattaaaaaactACATGATGCGATCATTTCACCAAGATGGGATCAGATAGTCGATCTTTCACCAAGTATGAAATTCACAGTAAGACTGGACGTCACATTTAAAGATGTTATCCACAAATCCCTATGTATTAATGTTGCAAACTGCAAggtattttaaatataaaaaaaaaataaacaaaacaaaatttgttcCATTCTGAGTATAATGAAATTAacacttaaaaatataagataaaataacAGGATCAGATAATAAGTCAGTCACCATGTTACACTTGAAAGTGCAAATTAAGACTGGGGCGACAATTACTATCATCACATCCAATTCTTTGCGAATTTACTAAGTTATATCAAAGAATGTATTCAATAATTCAATAGgcagaattaaaaaaaatgtgaagatgTAATAACAGATTATTCGATAATAAGTCTTGTTAGTAATGTTACCACTTAGAATTTACAAAATTACTTCACACAGATCATGAATAATACTAACAGATAAAATAAGATCAGAATTTACAAAATTACTTCACACAGATCACAATATTACCATGTGATTCACTTCTGCACATGATTGGATGAAAGTAATACTTACATCGCaatcaaacaacacaaaaattgCACCAAACCTTTGATATAGAATCTAAATGAAACAAATACCAATTACTATGATTAttgtttattcaaaaaatagTGCAGtaactaaaacataaaaatagagaaatataTCTATATACCTACAAAGTATATTCATATTATATGTTTGTTGCATTTTTCgaagaaatatattttggagTTTAAATAAACAAGTTTGCTGCATACACAGACAGTATACCACTAATTGTGATCATTTTTGGCATTAGCATACTAACCCAAAAAAGGGATATATTGTATGTGTTTATAGTAAATCTGTTTACCTTAACTTTAAAATGTATTACTGCGAAAAGTGCAACAAGCATGTTATTATGAATTAGGAATATATCTTATAGGtaatatttctttaattttcaaTGTTTATGTTTCATGCATAACTTTTTGTACAACCAATAATATCAATAATTGATATAGTTTCACTTAGATATTATTATCGAGATTCTATCTATTGATTATAATGAATGTGTAGCATTTGTGCTATTTAACCGTGATGTAAGTCTATGTTTCAACAAATAATGACCAAAAATGCTTAAAACACATGAAAGGAGTGCTAGCAACTCTCTCTCTAACACTCACTTTCTAATTGAATGAGAGTCATGTGGGTCTCATCACTTTATGTGGGACCTTAATCCAAAGTGAGAGACCCACATTTAAGAATATATTTTGCTATAGAAAACTTCATGTACACTCCGTTTGAttggaaggaaagaaagtgTGAAGGAAGGAAAACACGGAAACCAATGAGTGAACTTAAACTACAATTTAGACCAAGTTCATTCTTCGGTTTCCGTATTTTCCTTCCTTCCCATTTCTTTTCTTCCAACCAAACAGAACCATAACAACAAGCGAACATAGTTGAGGACATAGAACTGTAGAGTCCAAATGGAGCAGATGCAAGCACAAAGAAAACTTCATCTGTAACGATGGACTCGTTAATTTTCCAGACTAGTAACTGTATCAACAATGGTATGATAGAAGGACACATGACTTAAGTCTGGAGTCAGTAAAGTATATATCAGAGAACCAAAAACTTAAAAtgcaaaacagaaaataaaataaaataaaaaaaggcaGTGAGTTCtaactattttatatttatccaaCTAATTGCTGAAATATGGCACCACAAAAGACACCAATTATACAAAGTGATataaacttcaaaaaaaaaaaatccaaaatgtTCCAACCTTGACAGGGATGATAAGATACAGAAAAGAAATCATCCGGGTAGGGGTGGTTGGAAGCTCTAAATGTAGCTGGTCATGGGAAGTGCAGAGAAacctgaaaaagaaaatttccACACTACATTACCAGCAACCTTTGTTGAAAAACTATCAAAATCCATTACCTTACTCTTATTAAACATCAACAGATAGTAAAAACATGGTTGATTgaagacaaataaaaaagaatgagaaaattgaGGGAAAATAAAGTATCGAATTGCGAAAAGAAAGATCCCACAAGAGATCCAACTCGATATATTCGATAATATGGCTTGATATAGCTGGTACGATGAACCAGTATCAAATCATTACACACTTCATTCCAATTAATAATTGGATGTGCACGTATCATGACACACTGCTAAACCAGCAAAATGTGCATCTTCTGAGTGAATCGTGACTCAGGACATGAAGAGAATCAAAGTTCATACCTGAACAATCAATTTCATTTTATGAATTAGATTATGAAAACATTAACCCAAAATGGGTGAAACAAACAATATCTATAAATGTTAAGAGAACAACTTTGTAAAAGATTAACAAAATGGGGGTTGTAAATGTAGGGAAAATGATTGTTGTGATTTTCAACTTTAAAATGAAACACAACTGCCCATTTTCCAAAATTAATATTGCTAGGGAACACTTTCGGAAGAATGCATTTGATCATAGCAAAACACCGATACACACTATCCCTGCTTGTTAACAAAACATCATCTATTTCAACAAATATTCATTTAGAGCATAATCAAAATGAACTCCTCAAACCTAATGATCATATCTAAACAAAACAAGTTACAATATTTTGTTCACCAAAAAATTACGGTGAAAAACTTTGTTCAAAGAATAAATTTCAAGGAAACAagttaaaaagtaaaaacaccTCAAATGATAGAATTGAAAAACACAAAATGTAGGAATAATCCAAACTCCAAGCACATTTACAATCAGCGCAAGAAGCCTAACTAATTCCATCAAACATTTATTTAGAGCAATTATAAAAATGAACTCCTCAAAGCTAATGAACAAAGCAGTCGGAAGATGGTAATGCTCATGtatcaaaagaaaacaaattacaaTATAATTGTAACAATTGTTCCTAAAAACTCAAGGCTCCTACACAATCATAAATCACAAttttcaacaaataaaatacaaacaaaCTCAACTACAAGTTTTGAAGTATCAACACAGACACAACATAATCCAAGAAGGGTAGATAGTTTACAAGAGgtggaaaaacaaaaaactttgaTAACTAACTACTTTGACTCCTAGATTGAGTTAATAAAACTAAGTGGGCATTGTAAAGAAAATGTACCATCAACACCTAGGTAAACAAGGAAATTTTGTTTCCTTGGCAAACAAAGCGTGGCATCAATGGATGTGAAGATGATATTGTCATCCTCAGACACGAGAAAGTCAAGTATGAATAACTAGCTCGCTGTAAAGATGACAATTTCAAGATCTATATATGTTAAGAGAACAACttctcttttataaatatatgtaaaaaatataaacatggAATTAGTAACAGTAGGCTAATATTGTAGAAAACCTCTGTGTCGCAAGACCTGTAAAAGTTCAATGTATGCCCGTAAAAACGAAATGTCCAGCGACAAGACAGAAGTCCGAATTCTGGACATCAGATACCATAGGCAAATAAATATACATAAAGTGAGAAAAAAAGGCTTAATTCAAGAAATCTAGAGACTTATGAATGCTTTAAAAAAACTTGCAAAAGATCAGATGGTAGTGCATGTTTGTTTCATCATCTATAACAGAACCGTTGGATAAATATCATCATATCTCCTTGCATTTCATGCCAAAAAACTatctttatttaaaattaaatcatgactaaacaaaacatatgctatataaaaatctaaatgGCATGatttttcaaacaaatttaGTAAAACACATGCCACCAAATGCATGTGTGATTTTGCAAAAGCAATGAGTGTAGCTTTTTCAATATCATTTTTAAGAGGAAAACAATGGAACCCAATGTAAATCATTTTTAAGGGAAAAATCTATTTGAGATTAAGATTCAAACCAAAATTATGGATAGATAAAAAGATGTTCATTCATTGtcttaaaaaagaaaactattCTATTCAGAGTTACAAAAAGATCAAAAAATTAACTTCCATAATGCATCTGCCTTCTAGTCACGGGTTCAAAACATCTGCAAATATAACCAAAATGCAAAAAATAAGCATGTAATTACACGGTAAATAAATTAGAATAAGAGGATGATAATATTATCATCTTACAATTTTGGTTATTCTGAAGTGCACTAACTAACATAAAATGGTAAATTCTACCAAAAATTCACTTGGCTATTAATGTTTGCAGAACTATTCACAGTAgaaatgcatttttttaaaagccaagaatatcaacaacaaaaaaacaagcaGGGTTGCTTAGATAACCAGGTACCAATTATACAATCATCAAGATCAAACAAGTAAACAACAAAACCAAACTAAACACTTTTACCAAAACTAGCGTCTAAGCCAAGAACAAACAGACCTCTATCTTACTATGcacaaaagaaatgaaattacAACATTTTGAAAAAGGATTCAGGAAAAAGGGAAATTATAAACCAATCATATTGGAGAACATCTCCATGGATAAACAAATATGCTCGATCAGAAAGGGTTTTAGCTGGACAGAATACAGACAACATATGGTAAAAACTGGAccagaaaaaattgaaactgtAAGCCAATATCATTGGAGAACATCTCCATAGATTTAAAGAGAAGCCTCAAGCAGAAAGGCTTTACACTTGATATACGCACAGATAAAATCCTGGAAACAATTTTTGTTAAACAATGCTAACAAGAAGAACTAAGTGCGATTTACTTTTTTTGccagaaaataataaaaagatcaATTTTCAAGTAATGTACAGATTACATGGATTATTTAAGGAGATGAGTTATGAACAACTACATAAATCTGTGAGCCAAATACATTGGAGCGCATCTCCATAGATATAAAGAGAAGTCTCAAGCAGAAAGGTTTCCATTTGTAAAACACATGCCACCAAATGCAATGAGTGTAGCTTTTTCAATATCATGGCTGGCCGTGATTTTTCCAAACTCACCAGaatccaaacatacactaaatcTAAACAAagacaaccaaaaaaaaaaaagttattttcttaactaaaacaaaaattatttgacattaaaaaattaaaatcggtAAGATGGGATCAGATAGTCGATCTTTCACCAAATATGAAATTCACAGTAAGACTGGACGTCACATTTAAAGATTTTATCCTCATATCCCAATGAATCAATGTTGCAAATTGagaattaaattaaaacaaaaataaacaaacacaagcaaaatttaattaatttgagtataatgaaattgaaactaaaaattataaaactatAATAAGAGGATCAGATAAAATGTCAGTCACCATGTTACACTTGATAGTGCAAATTAAGACTGGGGCGACAATTACTATCATCATATCCTCATAATAATCATGAATTTATAAAGTCATATCATAGAatgtatttgataataatttgatataATAGAGCTTGAAATTAACTTAcagaaaatgagattggaataggaGAAAGTGATGATGGAGAAATTCTTACATTGATTTGAGATTGGTTGGGATGAATTATTTGCTGGTAGAAACAATTGGTGCAATTAGGGTTTGTGTTTGGGGATATATTTATAAGGACTGAGAAGTGGGGTTCGGATTAGGGTTTTGAGAATAACTAAATGCGGCGATGGAATTCCAATTCCAATCAAAACCGAACGGGGATAGTTTAGCAATTGAGCGTTTGGAATAGATGAAAAAGGATTGATAGAAAACAACGGCTTTGTTTGGATGGCAAAAGAAAGTATGAGGAAAGAAAGCAAGAGAAAAGATTGATAACGGAAAGAAAGAGATTTTAAGTGCTTTATGcaaattataattttggtgtcccatttattttataagtcatataaaaaatatataacgtgaaaaaaaaagttaaaaattatgctttgaattgttaaaatttctttgataattattaatttttcaaatagatttcactatcaagatcataagagtctaagtttattttaaaatttaatttaataattatttattttatttattttaacacatagAAGCACGCATGCCCGATTGTACGCACGCACATAAACACACACTAAGTGAAAAAAATTGGTGTCCCTAATATTATGGGCCCATGTGCGGTCGCTCATCTCGAACACCCTCTGGAACCCTCCCGCTTATCAGCCATCAATCAACAACCATATCAACAATAAGCTATTAGACATCAGCTATCTTATCAGCTATCCACTGTTTTTGCCAAACAGAGTCATTATGTCTTGTGTGAATTTTTTTCACCACAGTACTCGGtcggaggtcagttctgacattaagtggtttcagctccCTCCTGATCGTAGTCGCGGGGATTGAACCGTAATCCTACCAAGtcagcatcaatcaccactggacCATAACGATCGGTTGTTGtgtgaaaatttaaaatccTCAAAGAAATCATGGAGGCACGTCGCTCCTCATAATTGACATTTCTCTCTGGGTTTTCATTAAGATTTTGCCAACCAAGCAGCATGTGAGTGTGGTGCATGTCAAGGTTTGTGGCTACTTATAAGATCCATGTGACATTGATTATTAGTCATTTTCATACAACACACATATAAATTTAAGTAGTTGGTTCCATTATTAATTTCCTATAAGACCCATGCTTGCTTGCATTCCattttgtcaaagaaaaaaaaaatgaggaaaGCAATTGGATGGTGTTTAGTTTTCATATGTCTTTTAATTCCTTTATTAGTAGTTGCAGATTGGAACATATTGAAGCTATCACATAATGGATTGAACATTAGCTTGAAGAATTATTGTGAAAGTTGGAGAATGAATGTTGAGTTACACAATATTAGAGAATTTGAAGTTGTGCCTGAAGAATGCATTGAATATATTGGGAAATATATGAAGTCCACACAATATAAAGTTGATTCTGAAAGGGCAACTGAAGAATGTTTGATTTATCTTAGCACAAGTTGCAATTTGAAGAATGATGGTAAAGATGCTTGGATTTTTGACATTGATGATACTCTTCTTTCAACTGTTCCTTACTACAAGAACAATCAATATGGGTAAATTTCAAATTTCCTCTTTAATAATGTGCAGtgctaattattattattttttaaaaaaataatgtgctAATTATTTGGTTACTATTTAGTTCAAATTAAATATCTATATCCAAGAACGTTTCCATGATTGTTCAAGTGTTCTTTTTTCCCTTAAAATTGAGAGTTGAACCTAACTCAATCGTAAAAAATTGACTTGTAAGGTGAAAATTGTCTCTTACCTTATTCAAATTCAATCCTGGTAATGCtttagtggttttttttttttttttaattgactaTAGGGGAAATAAATTGAATGTGACATCTCTTGAGGAATGGATGAGAAAGGGTAAAGCAACTGCTCTTGATCACTCATTGAAGCTATTCAATGAACTTAAGTCAAGAGGTattcaaattattttgatcactgCAAGGAGGGAACATCTAAGATCAGCCACAGTTGACAACCTTGTCAATGTTGGTTATTATGGCTGGACTAAAATTTTCTTTAGGTCAGTATAAGAAATAattattcttaatttatttctttCACTTAGTATAATAAATATTATCTCTCCGGTGGGAGTTGAGATCTCTccatttttcaaaagaaatagagatgttcattattataattttgaaatatatgaataatataaatgtacactacaagaaaaagaTCATTTATTGGGGGCCAAAAACCCTCAAAAAGTGGGAAAAACCGCCAGAAACTAATGAAAATGGCCAAATTTACTGGCGGTCAGACTCCGCCAATAAATGACTCGCCGGTAAATTTATTGGCGGCCCAAACCGCCACAAAATGGAAAGTTGGACATCGACCCATTATAGGCGGCCCAAGCCGCCAGTAACTCCaagcaatttaaaaaaaaaattaaaaaaattgaaagcagatctgtgcttttttttttgttacgcAAATTGAAGAATCAAAAATTCATTCCTTCTTCTTTACGCAGATCTGGCCGTAAGCAATTTGCGATCTTTTTTTAGGCAAATTGAATCCAGATCCTAAATTCATTCAGTCTTTTTGTTGTTCCTGCAAAAATAGAATTCAATTCATGCTCTTGAACTTCTTCCAAATTGTTTCATTAACTCCctagtaatttaaaaaaaaaattgaaagcagAGAGATCTAAAATTGCTTCATAATAGATCTAAAATTGCTTCATAATAGATCTAAAATTTGTGAAATAGATCTGTTGGTGGTGGTtcgcagagagagagagagaggaagaaTAGTGAAAATTTGTTGTTGGTGTGGTAGAAAACATTAGAAGAGATGAGAAGAGTGAAATTTGTTCTTGGTGTGGTAGTTGTTGTTGGTGTGGTTcgtagagagagagaggaagaaTAGTgagaaaagaacaaaataaaagaagagatGAGAAGAAACATTAGAAATGAAGagtttgtgtttttattttctgaaCGTGAATGAAGAGTTTGTGTTGGTGGTTGGTTGGTTTGAGGAGGTGAGATATGAGGGAGAGAGTAAAAGATTACCTGCAACaaattatatcaaaataaaaataaaaaaattgcagcACATTTATTGGCGGTCTAGACCACCACAAAATGTCACATTTTTTGCAAAACCACTCACTGGCGGCTTTAGCCGCCACAAAATAaaagttactattttttttttaatgtatgaGTACTTTGTGAGGGTTTTCTTAGTTAGTGAGGGCTTAAACCCTCAATAACTTACAGAGGGCTTAAACCCTCAGTAAATTTCGTCGGTAAATAAggattttcttgtagtggtacgttttttgagaattgttaatataatatttatacaCCAAAATTTTAGTAATTGTAATGtccatttattttaagaaatggAGAGAATCTCTACTCTCTAGTGGTAGTCTTTGGGCTCAATTGATAGTGGAAGTTCAAGAAACGTGTTACCTATCTTCAAAGTTTTAAACTCGCTATTTATCTAGAGAGCATAGGGGAGCGCCTTTTTACTCATTGTCTTCTCGTCTCCCATGATTCTAGATAAATAGCGAATTTTTTGCCTCTACCAATTGAGCTGCCAATTGGAGGTTTTGCCTCTACCAATGATTCTAGATAAATAGTGAAACAAAAATATTcccttttttaatttattttgtaggGAAAATATTCCCCACTTTTATAGTACTTTATAAGAGACGGAAAATATTCCATTTTATCCTTTACCATTAACAACACTTCTACTTTACTcaaatttgactttttaatttaattatttttaaaatatataaataagttATGTTTTCTTGCACCTATAATTAGTAAACAAAAGTTATGTTTTCTTGTACTGAGTAACCTGGCTATCCATAAGTTATGTTTTGTCACTTTTTGTACTGATTTTTCCCCCTTTTTGCAT from Trifolium pratense cultivar HEN17-A07 linkage group LG1, ARS_RC_1.1, whole genome shotgun sequence includes these protein-coding regions:
- the LOC123884457 gene encoding acid phosphatase 1-like, whose protein sequence is MRKAIGWCLVFICLLIPLLVVADWNILKLSHNGLNISLKNYCESWRMNVELHNIREFEVVPEECIEYIGKYMKSTQYKVDSERATEECLIYLSTSCNLKNDGKDAWIFDIDDTLLSTVPYYKNNQYGGNKLNVTSLEEWMRKGKATALDHSLKLFNELKSRGIQIILITARREHLRSATVDNLVNVGYYGWTKIFFRDIANEFVSVKKYKSDVRKKLVNGGYRIWGILGDQYSSIEGIPSPRMTFKLPNPMYYVA